One region of Hemiscyllium ocellatum isolate sHemOce1 chromosome 4, sHemOce1.pat.X.cur, whole genome shotgun sequence genomic DNA includes:
- the LOC132815535 gene encoding late histone H2B.L4-like: MNESVKKQAPKALAAAEKKHSKRKLKRKESYSVYIYKVLKQVHPDTGISSKAMSIMNSFVNDVFERIATEASRLTQYNKRSTITSREVQTAVRLLLPGELAKHAVSEGTKAVTKYTSTK, encoded by the exons ATGAATGAATCTGTGAAGAAGCAAGCTCCCAAAGCACTGGCAGCAGCTGAGAAAAAACACAGCAAGCGTAAACTGAAGCGGAAGGAGAGTTACTCTGTTTATATCTACAAGGTCCTCAAACAG GTTCACCCGGACACTGGGATCTCCAGTAAAGCCATGAGCATTATGAACTCCTTTGTGAACGATGTGTTCGAGCGCATCGCAACCGAAGCTTCGAGACTGACCCAGTACAACAAGAGAAGTACCATCACCAGCCGTGAGGTTCAGACTGCAGTCCGCCTGCTCCTCCCGGGGGAACTGGCCAAACACGCGGTGTCGGAGGGTACGAAGGCTGTCACCAAATACACCAGCACTAAATAG